Proteins encoded by one window of Tunturibacter psychrotolerans:
- a CDS encoding carboxylesterase family protein, which yields MPIFSKVLIRALLLIVVLATPAITLAQSPTASTESGAISGVHESGLNVYKGIPFAAPPVGDLRWRPPAHVASWTGTRKADAFAPACMQTGVSMPGETPPAVSEDCLYLNIWTPAKNGQAKLPVIVWIYGGGYINGSASMPLYWGDKLAHKGVIVVTIAYRLGPLGFLAHPELTRESRTIHRETTA from the coding sequence ATGCCGATCTTTTCCAAGGTCTTAATCAGAGCCCTTCTTCTTATCGTCGTTCTAGCAACACCTGCTATCACGCTGGCACAAAGTCCTACGGCTTCGACGGAATCCGGCGCGATATCCGGGGTGCACGAAAGCGGATTGAATGTCTACAAAGGCATTCCATTCGCTGCCCCTCCGGTCGGCGACTTGCGTTGGCGGCCTCCGGCACATGTTGCATCCTGGACTGGCACGCGTAAGGCCGATGCGTTTGCCCCGGCGTGTATGCAAACGGGTGTGTCCATGCCAGGCGAGACGCCGCCGGCAGTGAGTGAGGATTGTCTCTACCTCAACATCTGGACGCCGGCGAAGAATGGACAGGCGAAGCTGCCAGTGATCGTCTGGATATACGGCGGTGGCTACATCAACGGGTCGGCCTCGATGCCTTTGTACTGGGGCGACAAACTCGCGCACAAAGGCGTGATCGTGGTCACGATCGCGTATCGGCTGGGACCGCTTGGCTTTCTTGCGCATCCGGAGCTCACACGCGAGTCCCGCACCATTCATCGGGAAACTACGGCCTGA
- a CDS encoding alkaline phosphatase family protein, translating to MANLSLIKHIIVVMFENRSFDNMLGWLYPDREPQPRRPTYAASMSANQKLISSTVRPRPSAGRNIP from the coding sequence GTGGCCAATCTGTCTCTAATCAAGCACATCATCGTGGTAATGTTCGAAAACCGCTCGTTCGACAATATGCTGGGATGGCTCTATCCAGATAGAGAGCCGCAGCCCAGGCGCCCCACCTATGCTGCTTCAATGAGTGCAAATCAGAAGCTGATCTCGAGTACTGTGCGTCCAAGGCCGTCAGCTGGCAGGAATATCCCATGA
- a CDS encoding MBL fold metallo-hydrolase, protein MNRRDFLGTATVGLTGALVALADSSAQPEPQDRGTAWLCVTCGTQFPSAVHPPPACPICQDSRQYVGWNGQQWTTLDELSKTHENEITEEEPGVFSIHTKPNFAISQRAFLVKTTEGNVLWDCVALLDEKTKAEIRRLGGISAIAISHPHFYTTMVEWSRVFEDAPIHLHELNRQWVMHPDPSIRFWSGEVKRLTPNLTLIKTGGHFDGFQVMHWSRSRDGNGVLLAGDQPDVCMDRNWVTFMYSYPNYIPLNRAAIQGIVAALNPYSFERLHGAFIGQFLTKNAKEIVSRSAERYLAAIS, encoded by the coding sequence ATGAATCGTCGTGATTTCTTAGGCACTGCGACAGTTGGTCTGACGGGCGCTCTCGTCGCGCTTGCAGATTCTAGTGCGCAACCGGAACCGCAGGACCGCGGCACTGCGTGGCTTTGCGTCACCTGCGGGACACAATTCCCCTCGGCCGTGCATCCTCCGCCGGCGTGTCCAATTTGCCAAGACTCCCGGCAATATGTTGGCTGGAACGGTCAGCAATGGACGACGCTCGACGAACTGAGTAAGACACATGAAAACGAGATCACTGAAGAGGAGCCCGGGGTGTTTTCGATCCATACCAAGCCCAACTTTGCCATTAGCCAGCGCGCATTTCTTGTCAAAACAACCGAAGGGAATGTGTTGTGGGATTGTGTCGCCCTTCTCGACGAGAAGACTAAAGCGGAGATTCGACGGCTCGGCGGAATCTCGGCCATCGCAATATCTCATCCTCACTTCTACACGACGATGGTTGAGTGGAGCCGAGTCTTTGAGGACGCTCCCATCCATCTTCACGAATTGAATCGTCAGTGGGTTATGCACCCCGATCCCTCGATTCGCTTCTGGAGCGGAGAGGTGAAGCGCCTGACGCCAAACTTGACCCTGATTAAAACGGGGGGGCATTTCGACGGGTTTCAAGTTATGCATTGGTCGCGCTCACGCGATGGAAACGGCGTACTGCTGGCCGGTGATCAGCCCGATGTGTGCATGGACCGTAATTGGGTCACCTTCATGTACAGCTATCCCAACTACATACCTCTCAACCGTGCAGCGATCCAAGGTATCGTCGCCGCCCTGAATCCATACTCGTTTGAGAGATTGCACGGTGCGTTTATTGGCCAATTCCTGACCAAAAATGCAAAGGAAATCGTGAGTCGTTCGGCGGAACGCTATCTCGCTGCTATTTCCTAA
- a CDS encoding carboxylesterase family protein: MDQMAALEWIQKDIAAFGGDPENVTIAGQSSGSMSVSMLMASPLAKGLFQHAIGESGGLFEPLQLAPKFLLPNAERGGEKYAVSLGATSLQELRGLPAAKFTGDGGGIVHAVIEPYVLPVSPYEAFAAGQQNDVPLLIGSYADEARALTAM; the protein is encoded by the coding sequence ATGGACCAGATGGCCGCGCTCGAATGGATCCAGAAGGACATTGCGGCGTTTGGCGGTGATCCGGAGAATGTAACCATCGCCGGTCAATCCTCTGGGTCAATGTCGGTGAGCATGCTGATGGCTTCGCCGCTGGCGAAGGGCTTGTTTCAGCACGCGATTGGAGAGAGCGGGGGTCTGTTTGAGCCGCTTCAGCTCGCGCCAAAGTTTCTGCTGCCCAATGCAGAACGCGGCGGAGAGAAGTATGCCGTTTCGCTGGGTGCTACATCGCTTCAGGAACTGCGCGGTCTGCCGGCCGCCAAGTTTACTGGCGACGGAGGCGGCATTGTTCATGCGGTGATCGAACCTTATGTGCTGCCTGTTTCGCCCTACGAGGCGTTCGCTGCGGGGCAGCAGAATGATGTGCCGTTGTTGATAGGTTCGTATGCCGACGAGGCGCGTGCGTTGACGGCCATGTGA
- a CDS encoding SDR family NAD(P)-dependent oxidoreductase, with product MAAKFGANSTTEEVLAGVDLKGKRVLVTGVSAGLGVETARALVAHGADVVGAARDLEKARRATSEVSKAAAAAGASFELVEVDLASLESVRAAADKLIDDGRLFDVIIANAGVMATPLGKTKDGFETQFGTNHLGHFVFVNRIAKLIKNGGRLVNLSSSGHRFSNVDLNDPNFETTPYQPFVAYGRSKTANILFAVEFDRHHHNRGVRATAVHPGGIQTELARHMDPGSLEQMVDQINQQAAAAGKESFQFKSVPQGAATSVWAAVVAAAEEVGGRYCENCHVSEVVADDATLGLLDEGVRGYALDLENAKALWKKSEELVGETFA from the coding sequence ATGGCAGCGAAATTTGGAGCGAATTCTACGACGGAAGAGGTCCTCGCAGGGGTTGATCTCAAGGGTAAGCGAGTTTTGGTGACGGGGGTATCCGCGGGGCTCGGTGTGGAGACAGCCCGTGCGTTGGTAGCACATGGGGCCGATGTCGTCGGGGCAGCGCGTGACCTGGAGAAAGCACGTCGGGCGACATCTGAAGTCAGTAAGGCCGCCGCGGCGGCAGGCGCAAGTTTCGAGCTGGTTGAGGTGGACCTTGCCAGCCTGGAGAGCGTGCGTGCTGCTGCGGACAAGCTGATTGACGACGGCCGCTTATTCGATGTGATCATCGCCAACGCCGGTGTGATGGCGACACCGTTAGGCAAGACAAAGGATGGTTTCGAAACGCAGTTCGGAACCAACCACCTGGGCCACTTCGTCTTTGTAAACCGAATTGCGAAGCTGATCAAGAACGGCGGACGCCTGGTCAACCTCTCTTCCTCGGGACACCGGTTCAGCAATGTGGATCTGAACGATCCCAACTTTGAGACGACGCCGTACCAACCCTTCGTGGCTTACGGGCGTTCGAAGACCGCGAACATCCTCTTCGCGGTCGAGTTCGATCGCCATCATCATAACCGTGGCGTGCGCGCCACCGCTGTACATCCTGGGGGCATACAGACCGAGCTTGCCCGACACATGGATCCGGGTAGCCTGGAGCAGATGGTCGACCAGATCAATCAACAGGCCGCAGCAGCGGGCAAAGAATCGTTCCAGTTCAAATCAGTTCCTCAAGGGGCCGCCACCTCGGTATGGGCAGCTGTCGTTGCGGCCGCCGAAGAGGTGGGAGGACGGTATTGCGAGAACTGCCATGTAAGTGAGGTCGTCGCAGATGATGCAACGCTGGGCTTGCTTGACGAAGGAGTGCGCGGATACGCTCTCGATCTGGAGAACGCAAAGGCTCTCTGGAAGAAGAGCGAAGAGTTGGTCGGCGAAACCTTCGCGTAA
- a CDS encoding TetR/AcrR family transcriptional regulator has translation MKTPAVQKAVRKPRADAQRNRERILEVAKHVFTRRGGESSMDEIAKRAKIGPGTLYRHFASRDDLLAAVYISEVEKLAEAQRKLSAELSPVEALRAWMLVFIDYIAAKKIIAPALDAMVGGPSQVYRQSTRIMEEASNALASRAVASGDLRPDVDPMDMLRAIYGVSSAGSTDDWPAKARLFVNILIQGSRP, from the coding sequence ATGAAAACTCCAGCCGTACAAAAAGCCGTTCGCAAGCCCAGAGCCGACGCGCAGCGTAACCGTGAACGGATTCTAGAAGTCGCGAAGCACGTCTTCACCCGCCGAGGCGGAGAGTCCAGCATGGACGAGATCGCTAAGCGCGCCAAGATCGGACCGGGAACGCTCTACCGTCACTTTGCTTCGCGCGATGACCTCTTGGCCGCTGTCTATATCAGCGAGGTCGAGAAGCTGGCTGAGGCACAGAGAAAGCTCTCCGCCGAGTTATCACCTGTCGAAGCGCTCCGGGCCTGGATGCTGGTCTTCATCGACTACATTGCCGCGAAAAAGATCATAGCCCCGGCGTTGGATGCAATGGTCGGCGGCCCTTCGCAGGTATATCGGCAGAGCACTCGCATCATGGAGGAAGCTTCCAATGCGCTGGCAAGTCGCGCAGTTGCAAGCGGAGATCTCCGGCCAGATGTCGATCCAATGGACATGCTGCGTGCGATCTATGGGGTCTCGAGCGCGGGCAGCACCGACGATTGGCCGGCAAAGGCACGCCTTTTCGTGAATATTCTCATCCAGGGCTCTCGGCCTTAA